A part of Neodiprion pinetum isolate iyNeoPine1 chromosome 4, iyNeoPine1.2, whole genome shotgun sequence genomic DNA contains:
- the LOC124216664 gene encoding protein takeout, translating to MKRVAVILCAVFSVALAAEEVEIPKYMKICNRKSENVNDCLKTAIQDAIPKVSKGVPELNVPVLDPYYVALEEISYSNGMMQGKLLMKEVNAYGTSRAKILKVKSTFSEDRQRLEVDVLFPRIFIDGEYKAEGHLNDFKVGGKGFFNVSMEGVKTVWDITGRIENDRWVVEHFMVLPEVEKMKVYFDDLFNGDESLNNIARSFINEYWPLFYRELLPIASARWDKMMTDFANLVFSKLSYSKLFA from the exons CAAAGTACATGAAGATTTGCAACAGGAAATCAGAAAATGTCAACGATTGTCTGAAGACCGCGATTCAAGATGCTATTCCCAAAGTCTCCAAAG GCGTACCTGAGTTGAATGTCCCGGTACTCGATCCATACTACGTTGCTCTGGAAGAGATCTCGTACAGCAATGGGATGATGCAAGGAAAACTGCTTATGAAGGAGGTGAACGCGTACGGAACATCGAGGGCGAAGATCTTGAAAGTTAAATCGACGTTCTCCGAGGACAGACAACGGCTGGAAGTCGATGTCTTGTTCCCGAGAATTTTCATCGATGGCGAGTACAAGGCCGAAGGTCACCTTAACGACTTCAAAGTTGGAGGAAAAG GTTTCTTCAACGTGAGCATGGAGGGAGTCAAAACCGTGTGGGACATCACCGGACGAATCGAAAACGACAGATGGGTTGTTGAGCACTTCATGGTTCTACCGGAAGTCGAGAAAATGAAGGTCTACTTCGACGATCTATTCAACGGCGACGAGAGTCTCA atAACATCGCTCGCAGTTTCATCAACGAGTACTGGCCCCTCTTCTACAGGGAATTGTTGCCCATTGCTAGCGCTCGCTGGGACAAGATGATGACAGATTTCGCCAACCTCGTGTTTTCCAAATTGTCGTACTCCAAGCTCTTCGCCTAA
- the LOC124216667 gene encoding protein takeout — MKRVIACFLLALTTVLALGIDEKRPYVKQCSKKDPKLKKCLIDALHHLRPYLRDGIPEIKLPPVEPFRIEELILSLTGGRNGYKIQLQEMDVLGASNFTVFDIKLGSPFEALIEIPALVMDAHYSSSGVLIILPASGNGTFHGRFDDVRAIVKGTVSTSYHEGGTYLHVETLEIELAVKEIDLKVDKIFNNNRILTEAINLFLRENGQEVLKAMEPQLKKELVILFSRIVNQLLLHVPVESFLSP, encoded by the exons ATGAAACGTGTGATCGCCTGCTTCCTCCTGGCGTTGACGACTGTTCTTGCCTTAGGAATAGACGAGAAAC GACCCTACGTGAAACAGTGCTCCAAAAAAGATCCGAAACTCAAGAAATGCCTCATAGACGCTCTTCATCACTTGAGACCCTATCTTCGGGACGGAATACCTGAGATCAAGCTGCCTCCAGTCGAGCCTTTTCGA ATAGAGGAACTAATATTGTCGCTCACTGGTGGTCGGAATGGGTACAAGATACAACTTCAAGAAATGGACGTTTTGGGTGCCAGTAACTTCACCGTCTTCGATATCAAGCTCGGATCACCCTTCGAGGCGCTCATCGAGATTCCAGCCCTCGTTATGGACGCTCATTACTCcag CTCCGGAGTTTTGATAATTCTCCCGGCAAGTGGCAACGGCACTTTCCACGGTCGTTTCGACGACGTTCGTGCCATCGTCAAGGGCACTGTCAGCACCAGCTATCACGAGGGTGGGACGTACCTCCACGTCGAGACGCTGGAGATCGAATTGGCCGTTAAGGAAATCGACCTGAAAGTCGACAAGATCTTCAACAACAATCGGATTCTGA CCGAAGCCATCAACCTCTTTCTACGAGAGAACGGTCAGGAGGTACTCAAGGCGATGGAACCGCAGCTGAAAAAAGAACTTGTGATACTATTCTCCCGGATCGTTAACCAGCTCCTTCTTCACGTGCCTGTTGAATCCTTCCTCAGTCCGTAA
- the Jhbp16 gene encoding uncharacterized protein Jhbp16 → MQLQILIIGGLLPFWAAGQAEKFEDNFANCRVGQAGFDACVREGLNAVRPFFKTGLPQYNVAPFDPFFAQEVTASRGVPALGFTLTLRNVTETGWSASKVTRFVSDLSNYRVQYTQSFPEKYLAGDYEFKAQIFNTKIANKGKFTLTLYDLVQTTMITRQPNSKLTASIDVEKISNLELHITNLLQGRQLIETVLDRIINTMWQPGFVVTRGLINELVSTAFTEIFGKAFQDFPFEKLFKSKSKDV, encoded by the exons ATGCAGCTCCAGATATTGATAATTGGTgggcttttgcccttttgggCCGCGGGCCAAGCCGAGAAGTTCG AGGACAACTTCGCAAATTGCAGAGTCGGGCAGGCGGGTTTCGACGCGTGTGTAAGAGAAGGTTTGAACGCGGTGAGGCCCTTCTTCAAGACTGGACTTCCTCAGTACAACGTCGCGCCCTTCGATCCCTTCTTTGCCCAGGAAGTCACAGCCAGCAGAGGTGTCCCGGCCCTTGGATTCACCCTAACCCTCAGGAACGTCACCGAAACCGGTTGGTCGGCTAGCAAAGTCACGCGATTCGTTAGCGATTTGTCCAACTACAGG GTTCAATACACGCAAAGTTTTCCCGAAAAATACTTGGCCGGTGATTACGAGTTCAAAGCCCAGATTTTTAACACTAAAATAGCCAACAAAGGGAAATTTACGCTGACGTTGT acGACCTGGTGCAGACGACGATGATCACCAGACAGCCGAATTCTAAGCTAACGGCGAGCATCGACGTCGAGAAGATAAGCAATCTCGAACTCCACATCACGAACCTGTTGCAAGGACGGCAATTGATCGAAACGGTCCTGGACAGGATTATAAACACGATGTGGCAGCCAGGCTTTGTGGTGACCAGAGGTCTGATAAACGAGTTGGTATCCACCGCCTTTACGGAGATCTTCGGCAAGGCCTTCCAAGATTTCCCGttcgaaaaacttttcaagtcAAAATCGAAAGACGtttga